One window from the genome of Gadus morhua chromosome 16, gadMor3.0, whole genome shotgun sequence encodes:
- the slc19a3a gene encoding thiamine transporter 1, producing MERLKTWRGGWAYPTILLCVYGFFSTVKPLEPFLIPFFTGPDKNLTTEQVINEILPVWTYSYLCVLVPVFLLTDWLRYKPVVVFQSVNLLITTSFLLWLRSVAAMQAMEFFYGVVTATEVAYFSYIYSVIDPAHYRKATSYCRSVQLLGYTVGAVLGQLLVSFDLLSYSGILVFTMVMSSIALLTSCLLPMPRRSMFFHRHRGPAPEGSGKSTEAGGAVVSAETDTREEAGWEGGTVGLTAQEKGDEGEGSARAAGCGQVLLQLWADFLQCYSSRQLLYWSVWWAMATCGYNQTVNYVQVLWQHVEPSENFTMYNGGVEAFSNLFGAATAYGVGFLQVNWSHWGELSLGAFSGLEATALFLMTFTGSIWLCYAGYVIFKGLYMLLITIATFQIAADLSMERYALVFGVNNFGALVLQTIITAIVVDSRGLGLAIIPQFTIYSSYFAVIAVIFTIRGVFTIWKERRCSEEPASSKSDPPDPGVCLEERL from the exons ATGGAGAGGTTGAAGACATGGAGGGGCGGCTGGGCATACCCCACCATCCTACTGTGTGTTTACGGCTTCTTCAGCACCGTGAAGCCCCTGGAACCCTTCCTTATCCCTTTCTTCACCGGACCGGACAAGAACCTCACCACAGAGCAG GTGATCAACGAGATCCTCCCAGTTTGGACCTACTCCTACCTGTGCGTGCTGGTGCCCGTGTTCCTGCTCACCGATTGGCTGCGCTACAAGCCAGTGGTGGTGTTCCAGAGTGTGAACCTGCTGATCACTACAAGCTTCCTGCTGTGGCTGCGGAGTGTGGCGGCCATGCAGGCGATGGAGTTCTTCTACGGCGTTGTGACAGCCACCGAGGTGGCCTACTTCTCCTACATCTACAG TGTCATAGATCCGGCCCATTACCGCAAGGCCACTTCCTACTGCCGCAGCGTGCAGCTCCTGGGCTACACCGTGGGGGCTGTGCTGGGCCAGCTGCTGGTGAGCTTCGACCTCCTGTCCTACAGCGGCATCCTGGTCTTCACCATGGTCATGAGCTCCATAGCCCTGCTCACCTCCTGCCTCTTACCCATGCCACGGCGCAGCATGTTCTTCCACCGCCACCGAGGCCCCGCCCCAGAAGGCTCGGGGAAGTCGACAGAGGCCGGGGGGGCAGTGGTGTCGGCGGAAACAGACACACGTGAAGAggcagggtgggagggggggacagtTGGACTTACAGCGCAAGAGAagggagatgaaggagagggtTCTGCCCGTGCAGCTGGCTGTGGGCAGGTTCTTCTCCAGCTCTGGGCAGACTTCCTCCAGTGTTATTCCTCCAGACAGCTGCTCTACTGGTCCGTGTGGTGGGCCATGGCCACCTGTGGCTACAACCAGACCGTCAACTATGTACAG GTGCTGTGGCAACATGTCGAGCCTTCTGAAAACTTCACCATGTACAATGGAGGAGTGGAAGCCTTTTCTAATCTGTTTG GTGCCGCAACGGCCTATGGTGTAGGCTTCCTCCAGGTCAACTGGTCCCACTGGGGCGAGCTGTCTCTGGGTGCGTTCTCAGGCCTGGAGGCCACGGCTCTCTTCCTGATGACCTTCACGGGCAGCATCTGGCTGTGCTATGCTGGCTATGTTATTTTCAAGGGACTGTACATGCTGCTGATCACCATAGCGAC GTTCCAAATCGCAGCAGACTTATCGATGGAAAGATATGCTCTGGTTTTCGGTGTCAACAACTTCGGAGCTTTGGTCTTGCAGACTATCATTACCGCTATAGTGGTGGACAGCAGAGGGCTGGGCCTAGCCATCATCCCTCAG TTCACCATATATTCCAGCTATTTTGCGGTCATTGCAGTTATATTCACAATACGTGGAGTGTTCACCATTTGGAAAGAGCGGAGATGCAGCGAAGAGCCTGCTTCTTCAAAAAGTGATCCACCAGACCCTGGGGTCTGCCTTGAAGAAAGACTGTGA
- the slc19a3b gene encoding solute carrier family 19 member 3b — MMHVLPKLRSSGWVYPTAILCFYGFFANCRVAEPFLTPYLIGPYKNISSEVVTNYLFPIWTYSYLAILFPVFLLTDLLRYKPIIIVQGLFLVTNYVLLCFAPGLPAMAFLQVNYAVVTSTEVAYFSYIYSMIPPEKYQRATGYLRGAMLTGYTFGASLGQLLISVAGVDYFYINAITLGIVSVAFLVSFWLPMPQRGVFFKGNRAVTGHSQPQRAEGTGMKGAGDQAVVVTPHGEKDRSGGLCARDDIIHTGRQLWRSFRESYSSRQVICWSLWWALATAGYNMVFNYVQLMWDHIEPSSTSSVYNGAVEAVCTLVGAAAAFSAGHVKVTWTVWGELALGMFSSVGAGAVFLMGLTTSIWACYAGYVIFKASYMLLITITTFQIASNLSMECYALTFGINTFVALCLQTILTAIVVDEKVLGLDIVTQFIVYGSYYGAISVVFLTRGIYTASAHARCPGQTDTKEPKPEPSVDILNADERF; from the exons ATGATGCACGTACTGCCTAAGCTTAGGTCTTCTGGTTGGGTATATCCCACTGCAATCCTCTGTTTCTACGGATTCTTTGCAAACTGCAGAGTTGCCGAGCCTTTTCTCACCCCATACCTCATTGGTCCTTACAAAAACATTTCTTCAGAAgtg GTGACCAACTACCTGTTCCCCATCTGGACGTACTCCTACTTGGCCATCCTGTTCCCAGTCTTCCTGCTGACCGACCTGCTGCGGTACAAGCCCATTATCATCGTCCAGGGGCTCTTCCTGGTCACCAATTATGTGCTGCTCTGCTTCGCCCCCGGCCTGCCTGCCATGGCGTTCCTCCAG GTGAATTATGCTGTGGTGACCTCCACAGAGGTGGCCTACTTCTCCTACATCTACAGCATGATACCTCCTGAAAAGTACCAAAGAGCTACGGGCTACCTTCGTGGTGCAATGCTGACCGGATACACTTTTGGAGCCAGCCTTGGCCAGCTTCTCATCTCCGTAGCAG GGGTGGACTACTTCTACATCAACGCCATCACTCTGGGGATCGTCAGCGTGGCCTTTCTGGTGTCCTTCTGGCTGCCCATGCCCCAGCGGGGGGTGTTCTTCAAAGGGAACAGGGCAGTCACCGGCCACTCCCAGCCACAGCGGGCAGAGGGGACGGGGATGAAGGGGGCTGGAGACCAGGCTGTGGTCGTGACACCGCATGGAGAGAAGGACCGGAGCGGGGGATTGTGCGCCAGGGATGACATCATTCACACTGGCAGACAGCTCTGGAGAAGCTTCCGAGAGTCCTACTCATCCAG ACAGGTGATCTGCTGGTCCTTGTGGTGGGCCCTGGCCACGGCTGGCTACAACATGGTCTTTAACTACGTTCAGCTGATGTGGGACCACATTGAGCCGTCCTCAACCTCGTCCGTCTACAACGGGGCCGTAGAGGCTGTCTGCACCCTCGTGG GGGCTGCCGCAGCGTTCTCGGCGGGCCACGTCAAGGTGACCTGGACCGTGTGGGGTGAGTTGGCCCTGGGGATGTTCTCGTCTGTGGGCGCGGGGGCAGTGTTCCTCATGGGACTCACCACCAGCATCTGGGCGTGCTACGCTGGCTACGTGATATTCAAAGCCTCCTATATGCTGCTGATCACCATCACCAC GTTTCAGATCGCATCGAATCTCTCCATGGAATGTTACGCGCTGACGTTTGGAATCAACACGTTTGTAGCCCTTTGCCTGCAGACCATTCTGACCGCCATCGTAGTGGATGAAAAAGTGCTTGGGCTGGATATCGTGACGCAG TTCATCGTCTATGGTAGCTACTATGGTGCCATTTCAGTGGTCTTCCTGACCAGAGGGATATACACAGCAAGCGCACATGCTCGTTGCCCTGGACAAACCGATACTAAGGAACCAAAACCAGAGCCCAGTGTGGACATTCTCAATGCTGATGAACGCTTTTGA
- the daw1 gene encoding dynein assembly factor with WD repeat domains 1, producing the protein MKLKRFLIRYYPPGIILEYEKGGQLRTKSIDLLELSPDSDPDELVAEIRETEPLVTETRVEQVKLLILRLKQKLSQREHQNVYLFKALQAHILPLTNVAFNKSGSSFITGSYDRTCRIWDTASGAELHSLEGHRNVVYAIAFNNPYGDKVATGSFDKTCKLWSSETGKCLHTFRGHMAEIVCLAFSPQGTLVATGSMDTTARLWDVEGGEEVATLTGHTAEVITVSFNTVGDLLLTGSFDHTVSLWEVASGRRVHTLMGHSGEITNVQLNWDCSLILSGSMDKTTKLWSVEDGKCVTTLTGHTEEVLDVCFDLTGQLIATASADGTARVYNAATYECLVMLEGHQGEISKISFSPQGSRVLTASSDKTARLWDVASGRCLQVLEGHADEIFSCAFNYEGDTIITGSKDNSCRIWR; encoded by the exons ATGAAACTCAAACGGTTTCTTATAAGATACTATCCACCAG GTATCATCCTAGAGTATGAAAAAGGGGGACAGTTGAGAACCAAGTCCATCGATTTGCTGGAATTGTCTCCAGA TTCTGATCCAGATGAGTTGGTGGCTGAGATCAGGGAAACTGAACCACTTGTCACCGAGACCCGTGTGGAGCAGGTCAAACTGCTGATCCTCCGACTCAAGCAGAAGCTGTCCCAGAGGGAACACCAGAACGTCTATCTCTTCAAG gCCCTCCAGGCACATATATTGCCGCTGACAAATGTTGCCTTCAATAAATCAGGTTCGAG TTTCATAACTGGGAGCTATGACAGGACATGCAGAATATGGGATACCGCGTCGGGGGCCGAGCTGCACTCACTGGAGGGACACAGGAATGTTGTCTATGCTATTGCATTCAACAATCCCTATGG GGACAAGGTGGCCACCGGCTCCTTTGATAAGACCTGCAAACTGTGGAGCTCAGAAACTGGGAAATGTTTGCATACCTTTCGTGGACACATGGCTGAGATA GTGTGCCTGGCGTTCAGCCCCCAGGGTACGCTTGTGGCCACGGGCAGCATGGACACCACCGCCAGGCTGTGGGACGTGGAGGGTGGCGAGGAGGTGGCGACTCTGACA GGTCACACGGCAGAGGTTATCACCGTGTCCTTCAACACCGTGGGTGACCTGCTCCTCACCGGCTCCTTCGACCACACTGTCTCCCTATGGGAGGTGGCCTCAGGCAG ACGTGTCCACACCCTGATGGGCCACAGCGGTGAGATCACCAACGTCCAGCTGAACTGGGACtgctctctcatcctctccggCTCCATGGATAAAACCACCAAG CTGTGGTCTGTAGAGGATGGGAAGTGTGTGACAACTCTGACCGGGCACACTGAAGAGGTGCTGGACGTGTGTTTCGACCTCACCGGGCAGCTTATTGCTACTGCCTCGGCTGACG GCACAGCACGGGTTTACAACGCAGCCACGTATGAGTGCCTGGTGATGTTGGAGGGCCACCAGGGAGAGATCTCAAAG ATCAGCTTCAGCCCACAGGGCAGCCGAGTGCTGACTGCCAGCTCTGATAAAACGGCCCGTCTGTGGGACGTGGCGTCGGGACGCTGCCTGCAGGTCCTGGAGGGCCACGCTGACGAGATCTTCTCCTGCGCGTTCAACTACGAGGGCGACACCATCATTACag GAAGTAAGGACAACTCCTGTCGGATCTGGCGCTGA